The Vibrio pomeroyi genome window below encodes:
- a CDS encoding porin family protein, giving the protein MKISMIALSLFTAFGVSSHAFASDNENSSRENGHFYAGVDVGFYNETELEYRGSAIEDSSDLSDFSYNLVGGYEFNTHDVVKLGLEAEYRKIGKVNYSDVMDVEGQAFFVNIKPKFIVKGDVLDLYVSLLAGVGSMDMEAKAFGMSGSESEAAYQVGGELGAIITDHIDIHLGYRNARVEIDSVDVSSQTAYIGARYHF; this is encoded by the coding sequence ATGAAAATCAGTATGATCGCCCTATCCTTGTTCACCGCTTTTGGTGTCAGCTCACACGCGTTTGCAAGTGACAACGAGAACTCTTCTAGGGAAAATGGTCATTTTTATGCAGGTGTTGACGTCGGCTTTTATAATGAAACGGAATTAGAATACCGTGGTAGCGCAATTGAAGATTCATCTGACTTATCAGACTTCAGCTATAACTTAGTTGGCGGCTACGAATTCAATACCCACGATGTTGTTAAACTGGGATTAGAGGCCGAGTACCGCAAAATCGGAAAAGTTAACTATAGCGATGTAATGGATGTTGAAGGACAAGCTTTCTTTGTAAATATTAAGCCTAAGTTTATTGTTAAAGGTGACGTATTAGATCTGTATGTGTCTCTATTAGCTGGCGTTGGTTCTATGGATATGGAAGCAAAAGCGTTCGGAATGTCAGGTTCGGAATCTGAAGCGGCTTATCAGGTTGGCGGTGAGCTTGGTGCGATCATTACAGACCATATCGATATTCATCTTGGTTACCGAAATGCGCGTGTTGAAATAGACTCCGTCGATGTTTCATCTCAAACGGCTTACATCGGTGCAAGGTACCATTTCTAA
- a CDS encoding DUF2971 domain-containing protein: MCFSQSNNHPILWSQYGDNFKGMCIEYDLNYYDGDLNLNCFEVQYEDDPSIFSLASFSESKTSKPGTDIFKVKHSNWCYEKEFRWVLSDDEIIGNKLYLNKECLSAVILSEHAPADRKLKVLMTCQSLGIPVKQAVAKRDSCTFEVVS; encoded by the coding sequence ATGTGCTTCTCTCAATCGAATAACCACCCAATACTTTGGTCTCAATACGGCGACAACTTTAAAGGTATGTGTATCGAGTATGACCTTAACTACTATGACGGAGATCTGAACCTCAACTGCTTTGAGGTCCAATATGAAGATGACCCGAGCATATTCAGCTTAGCGTCATTTAGTGAGTCAAAAACTTCAAAACCGGGAACGGACATCTTTAAAGTTAAACATTCAAACTGGTGTTATGAAAAGGAGTTTCGTTGGGTGTTATCCGATGACGAGATCATCGGAAATAAGTTGTATCTAAATAAAGAGTGTTTAAGCGCGGTTATTCTTTCAGAGCACGCCCCTGCAGACAGAAAGCTAAAGGTCCTGATGACATGTCAAAGCCTTGGAATCCCCGTTAAACAGGCTGTAGCCAAGCGAGATTCATGTACATTCGAAGTCGTCAGTTAA